From the Gossypium hirsutum isolate 1008001.06 chromosome A02, Gossypium_hirsutum_v2.1, whole genome shotgun sequence genome, the window GGGGTGTAACTAAGTTAAGCTAACTCGAGGCTAGATTCATCTTGCTCATTTTGTAAAAGGTGAACTAATTCTCATATTCGATTCCAAACTTGGTTATCTATGCTCAAGTTAAAGAATTAAGACActtaattttggcttttatttaataTCACGACTTTGacaatgattaaatcaaattagaGTTTTGTTTTTTTTGCCAAGTTCAACCTAAAGTAGTTTGAGAGCATAATATCTTactttttcctccattttttaataatattcttTGCATAGAAAAAGTTGAGTTGAAAAGGAGAACCTTATCCTTGTCAACATCTTGCATGATATCCTTAATGAGCTGTTCATTGTTGGGACCAGGGTCATCTTGCATTAAAGTTTCTTTCAATTCTTCAAATTCGATATAACCACTTTGGTTCTTGTCAAAGTGATTGAAAGCTTGTGCTAGATGCTCGTCGTTCCCTATCCTTTTCAAATGAACCACCATTATCACAAATTCCTCACAGCTCAGTGTCCCATTCCCATCGATGTCTGCCTTTTTCCACAGAAAACTCGAGTTTCAGTTGATATTCTTTTACTATTGATTATGTCCGCAActgtaataataattaaaaaaaaagcaactTACTGCTTCCATTAACATCCGGACAGCGGGATCACCAACAGAGTGACCCATTTTCTGAAGTCCGTCTCTTAATTCCTCGAACGACAAGTATCCATTCTCGTCGGTGTCCATCATGTTGAACATTTCGATAATCACATCGATTTGTTCGTTCGGCAAGTTGTCGGCAACCACCTGGAAGAGTAGTACAAAATGAACGTTTTGTTAGCGCTTTTGGATATTACCGATTCAAACACTTAGGGAAGGTGTTATTTTGAGAGGCTTACCCTTAGAACTTTCTTCTTGAACTTGCCCATTAGTGAGAACTGCTTAATCCTTGCTCCCACATTTTCTCCTAGATTGAAGTTTGGAGCATTTTGCAAGTTTTGTATCCATGGATGTTCTTCATAAAACAAATAAAGGAATCATGTTAGCTACTCGGATTTCAAGTATGAGTGTCGGATATGGGTAAATTTGTTAGTTTTAATCTGAATTTGATTTgatcataaaaataaacaattgaaCTCAAATGGACTCGAATTCCACTTATCTTGAATTCAAAACTAATCCGAACCTAAAATAATCTTAACATGAAACAACCCTAACCCAAAATGACTTGAACTAGTGACTCATAAAAACATGAACTCGAAATTATCCAAACACATAATGGTCCGAAATAAAAATCATGATCCTTAAATCCAAATGTCTTGAACCCCCAAAAGCCAAACTTACTCATGACCAAATAGATGTTAGACACAAGTGTCGGTTACGACctacttcaagaaaaataaagaatcgAAACAAAATAGGGTTCAGATGTACTGAAACTTGTTCATTTCAACTCTTACAATGAAGTGTATCACATTGCACTAAAGAATAAACAACGGTTCACCTTTGAATCATAGTAAAAATAATGACCATGATATTAGATTATCCTCGCATGCAATAAAGAATAAACGTACCAAGCACCTCTTGAAGGGATATGCGAGTGTAGGGATTAGGATCAAGCATGCTTCTAACAAGGTCCTTTACTTCAGCTGAAACTTTAGGCCATGGATCCCTTTCAAAATCTATCACCCCTCTTATTATTGCACGGGCAATTCCTTCTTCAGTATCTGCACCAATTCAATTTATTGTTTTTTCAATACGCATACATCTATTTATATCGAGCGAAGGCCGATTCTATTAGGAGAATAAGTGTTGTCCGTCGAAAGTTGATGGATTTTTCAATGGGTCGGTATTATTTTCAGGGTTGTAGATTTTTATTGACGGAATCGACTTTCCGTCActaatattaacaaaaaaaaggaaatagaaaTACCAGCCCAAAAGGGAGGAACGCCACAGAGGAGGATATAAAGGATGACACCAGTGCTCCAAATATCAATTTCTTTCCCATAATTTCGCCTTAGAACCTCTGGAGCCATGTAATATGGACTTCCCACTATGTCACTGAAACGTTCACCTGCCATCCATTGCCATAtcaattatcttaatattaaatttttttttatgaaaggtCAATGTCTTTCCCgatttaaattgaaattgaaatcgaTGTGAATtgaatattttcttataatttttacaataatacTGATTAACTAAGTCTTTTCTTAGACTCGAAGTTTTACTTAGTCGAACTTAACAAATAGATTCACATTTCATGAGTTTAGATTCAGAAAAACTTGAATCTCAACATATATAACCGATTTCTTGAAAAAATAAACTTTTCTTTTTTGAAGGGttagaattgaaatttaaaatttaagggatcaaatgaaattttatctattaaattcacttaaaattttgaaccttatagaatattttttttccattctgGAGAGCCAAAGTCCTTGTCTACCCCTTTAGCGCTAACATATGTAGGAGTTcgatatgtaattaatacaagtgtaaattaaaaaaaatcatacaagTTCGTACCCTCACAATAGACATGTTTAAAGGTCGGAAAGAACAATCTTAACCTGTATTGAATTGGGTTTGAATAAGAATTTTCAACAAGGTTAACTTGAATTTCCATTTATGgataaacatatatttttaaatttaaataataaagcaTAGATCGTAAAtaaatctatctatatatatataacacataaatATCgaagacaaataaaaaaatttaccagGTTCATAGAAAATGGAGAGACCAAAATCAATTACTTTAATTGGTGCAGTCTCGCTTTCATCAGCCAGCAAGAAATTCTCTGGTTTTAAATCCCTATGTATAACTCCATGTTCATGGCACACCTGCCACAATTTATTAtcactaattttttaaatttatattaattaatctattttattattacatgtccttcaaattaattaatttccacattggaacataattaaaaaagattagtttataattttaaaaactcaggccaaaattttgcatatttcttttgattttcatataaatttactATTCTCTTAATCAATCTGGGCAACGAGTATGATtagaatttattaaaatattaaaaaaataataaaaaaatgtaaaattatacaAATTGATACTTCCTCTGTATGTAATGAAAAATGTTGgtatttttaattatatctataatatctgattaatttatttttaaatatcaacaataaaagaaaaaagagttagCGACGAAACAAAAGATTTGGTGACGgagaaaatgatttagtgacgAATGATATTACCTTAACAATCtccaaaatagttttaataaCTTTAGCAGCTGCTCGCTCCGTATAATGACCTTTAGCGACGATTCTATCAAAAAGTTCACCTCCACGGCAAAGCTCCATTACAAGATAAACAGCTTCATCATCTTCAAAAGCATCCTTATAACTCACCAAATTCGGATGCTTAGGCAAAAGCCTTAAGATCTCGACTTCTCTTTGTACGTCTTCGATGTCAATATCCGTCTTTAGCTTCGCCTTCGATATCTTCTTGCACGCATAGGCTTCCCCAGTTTCAAGCTCAAAGCATTGATAAGTTATCCCAAACTCACCCCTCCCCAATTCATTCCCGATCTCGTATTTATGCAAGATGTTCTCTTCTAATGGATTTTTCAGAACCTTGTTGTTACTCGTCCGCAAGCTCTTCGATTTCCGTGAACATTTCGAGTTGAAATATGGTCGACTAGATTTTGATTTTGGGTAGTCACCTTTTCTTACTCCTATAAGTTTCGACGGTCTAGCGACGCAACTTCCCATGGGATGGaaaagattattattattattattattatgataattATAATGAAAATTGAGTGGATTAGGGTTGATTTTTTAATGATGTTTTAGGTTATAAAATATCCCATAGGAAACAAGgagaaagattttttttttgtttggatgGAAAGAAAATGTAAACCCTAGCAAAGAAAC encodes:
- the LOC107927387 gene encoding calcium-dependent protein kinase 24, yielding MGSCVARPSKLIGVRKGDYPKSKSSRPYFNSKCSRKSKSLRTSNNKVLKNPLEENILHKYEIGNELGRGEFGITYQCFELETGEAYACKKISKAKLKTDIDIEDVQREVEILRLLPKHPNLVSYKDAFEDDEAVYLVMELCRGGELFDRIVAKGHYTERAAAKVIKTILEIVKVCHEHGVIHRDLKPENFLLADESETAPIKVIDFGLSIFYEPGERFSDIVGSPYYMAPEVLRRNYGKEIDIWSTGVILYILLCGVPPFWADTEEGIARAIIRGVIDFERDPWPKVSAEVKDLVRSMLDPNPYTRISLQEVLEHPWIQNLQNAPNFNLGENVGARIKQFSLMGKFKKKVLRVVADNLPNEQIDVIIEMFNMMDTDENGYLSFEELRDGLQKMGHSVGDPAVRMLMEAADIDGNGTLSCEEFVIMVVHLKRIGNDEHLAQAFNHFDKNQSGYIEFEELKETLMQDDPGPNNEQLIKDIMQDVDKDKDGRISYQEFKAMMLTGMDWKMASRQYSRALINAVSIKILRQSGQLK